From the genome of Nocardia sp. NBC_01503, one region includes:
- a CDS encoding sugar ABC transporter substrate-binding protein, whose amino-acid sequence MRTKNTLTPQHSRRLRSGTIAVAVALSGLLTFTACGSNSTSTTESSSAPSGGGGNGTVGVILPETATSARWESFDKPMLQQALRAQGFDADVQNAQGDVQKFTTLADGMIAKGVKVLIVASINSEVGSAVAAKAKRAGIPTIDYDRLNLGGSSDYYVSFDNVRVGELQGQALITALKDKPAAQVIEIEGAPTDNNATLFHQGQLKALQPLYDSGALKLVRSQAIDGWDNQKGGSTFEQILTGNGGKVDGVVAANDGLAGAVITVLKKNGLNGKVPVTGQDATADGLKNVLRGDQYMTVFKPIKDEAESAAKLAAALAKGDTAAADALAQGVSQDPKGKRDVKSVLLTPQTITRADVKQVTDAGFVKASDICGGDLKAACTELGIS is encoded by the coding sequence GCTGACACCCCAGCACTCCCGCCGCCTGCGGTCCGGGACAATCGCTGTCGCGGTGGCACTATCGGGTCTGCTGACGTTCACCGCGTGCGGATCCAACTCCACCAGCACCACCGAATCGTCCTCCGCGCCCTCGGGTGGCGGCGGCAATGGCACGGTCGGGGTCATTCTCCCCGAGACCGCCACCTCGGCCCGCTGGGAATCCTTCGACAAACCCATGCTCCAACAGGCCCTGCGCGCACAGGGATTCGACGCCGATGTGCAGAACGCGCAGGGTGATGTCCAGAAGTTCACCACCCTCGCCGACGGCATGATCGCCAAGGGCGTCAAGGTGCTCATCGTCGCCTCGATCAACAGCGAGGTCGGCAGCGCGGTCGCCGCCAAGGCCAAGAGGGCCGGTATTCCGACCATCGACTACGACCGGCTCAATCTCGGCGGATCCTCGGACTACTACGTCTCGTTCGACAATGTCCGCGTCGGTGAACTCCAGGGTCAGGCGCTGATCACCGCGCTCAAGGACAAGCCCGCCGCGCAGGTCATCGAGATCGAGGGCGCGCCGACCGATAACAATGCCACCCTGTTCCATCAGGGTCAGCTCAAAGCGCTTCAGCCGCTTTATGATTCGGGCGCGCTGAAGCTGGTGCGCAGCCAGGCCATCGACGGTTGGGATAATCAGAAGGGCGGCAGCACCTTCGAGCAGATCCTCACCGGCAACGGCGGCAAGGTCGACGGCGTGGTCGCCGCCAATGACGGACTCGCGGGCGCGGTCATCACCGTGCTGAAGAAGAACGGGCTCAACGGCAAGGTGCCGGTGACCGGCCAGGACGCCACCGCCGACGGCCTGAAGAACGTTCTGCGCGGCGATCAGTACATGACGGTCTTCAAGCCCATCAAGGACGAGGCCGAATCCGCCGCGAAACTCGCCGCGGCGCTTGCCAAGGGCGATACCGCCGCAGCGGATGCGCTGGCGCAGGGCGTGAGCCAGGATCCCAAGGGAAAGCGTGACGTGAAATCCGTACTGCTGACCCCGCAGACGATCACCCGCGCCGACGTCAAGCAGGTGACCGACGCGGGCTTCGTCAAGGCATCCGATATCTGCGGCGGCGATCTCAAGGCCGCCTGCACCGAACTCGGCATCTCCTGA
- a CDS encoding ATP-binding cassette domain-containing protein — protein sequence MSEPLLQITGLNKSFGPVHVLHDVDLTVPAGEVTALVGDNGAGKTTLVKCVAGIHPSDSGEVKFRGETVHLHGPKDAAALGIEVVYQDLALADNLDIVANMFLGRERGKPWLLDEASMEEAARSTLASLGVRTVKSVRTPVASLSGGQRQTVAIAKAVLWNSNLVLLDEPTAALGVAQTRQVLDLVRRLAEQGLGVVLISHNLADVFEVADRIAVLYLGRMVAQVRTADVTHSQVVELITAGRSGDLGLARPEAAVL from the coding sequence ATGAGTGAGCCGCTGCTCCAAATCACCGGTCTGAACAAGAGTTTCGGCCCGGTGCACGTACTGCACGATGTGGATCTGACCGTGCCCGCCGGCGAGGTCACCGCGCTGGTCGGCGATAACGGCGCGGGTAAGACCACATTGGTGAAATGCGTTGCCGGAATTCATCCTTCGGACTCCGGAGAAGTGAAATTCCGGGGTGAGACCGTGCATCTGCACGGCCCCAAGGACGCGGCGGCGCTCGGCATCGAGGTCGTCTACCAGGACCTGGCCCTGGCCGACAATCTCGATATCGTGGCCAATATGTTCCTCGGCCGCGAACGCGGTAAGCCCTGGCTGCTGGACGAGGCGAGTATGGAGGAGGCGGCGCGCTCGACACTCGCCTCGCTGGGGGTGCGAACGGTGAAATCCGTTCGCACACCGGTCGCTTCGCTCTCGGGCGGACAACGTCAGACCGTCGCCATCGCCAAAGCCGTGCTGTGGAACAGCAATCTCGTTCTACTGGACGAACCCACCGCGGCGCTCGGCGTGGCACAGACCCGGCAGGTGCTGGATCTGGTGCGCCGCCTGGCCGAACAGGGCCTCGGCGTCGTACTGATCAGCCATAACCTGGCCGATGTCTTCGAGGTCGCCGACCGCATCGCCGTGCTCTACCTGGGCCGCATGGTCGCCCAGGTGCGCACCGCCGATGTCACGCACAGCCAGGTGGTGGAGTTGATCACCGCCGGGCGCTCGGGTGACCTCGGCCTGGCCCGTCCGGAAGCAGCGGTGTTGTGA
- a CDS encoding sugar ABC transporter permease: protein MSEKAIDMSKVSEQSDTAAITDFGIDTTTRSTREAVGEYLARLRGGEIGSLPALLGLVALVVLFSVMSDVFFSLNNIANLLAQGAGQTIIAIGIVYVLLIGEIDLSAGTASGVAGAVLAMHYVHDGNLLTGMGSTVFFLFNGLLVLAAVLAALLRIWPGVAMSLLGVLITVIGFKANPWVEMLLAVCVGAAIGCITGFLIAKIGMPSFVVTLALFLAWQGVILQLIGEGGVLGISSSHVLDQVANGNLSTVGSWVLFVVAAGGYAAVTLGGHALRRRRGLVTQPTPLVVAKVLALTIFAAVVTACLTVNRSPSKLIVISGIPYVVPIVLALLVAGTFVLNRTRYGRHIYAVGGNAEAARRAGINVTQLRASVFVICSSCAAVGAIVYSSKVGSVDPQAGGLNTLLFAVGAAVIGGTSLFGGRGRVADAVIGGAVLAVVSNGLGLLQQPAAVVSIVTGLVLLLAATVDALSRRRAAVVQR from the coding sequence GTGAGCGAGAAAGCCATTGATATGAGCAAGGTTTCGGAGCAGTCCGACACCGCCGCGATCACCGATTTCGGGATCGACACCACCACACGATCCACCCGAGAAGCGGTGGGGGAGTATCTCGCCCGATTGAGGGGAGGCGAGATCGGTTCCCTCCCCGCGCTACTGGGGCTGGTCGCGCTGGTGGTGTTGTTCTCGGTGATGTCGGATGTGTTCTTCTCGCTCAACAACATCGCCAATCTGCTCGCACAGGGTGCGGGGCAGACGATCATCGCCATCGGCATCGTCTATGTGCTGTTGATCGGGGAGATCGACCTGTCGGCGGGCACCGCGTCCGGAGTGGCGGGTGCGGTGCTGGCCATGCACTACGTGCACGACGGGAATCTGTTGACCGGGATGGGGTCGACGGTGTTCTTCCTGTTCAACGGGTTATTGGTGCTGGCGGCGGTATTGGCCGCGCTGCTGCGGATTTGGCCGGGTGTGGCCATGTCACTGCTGGGTGTGCTGATCACCGTGATCGGGTTCAAGGCCAATCCGTGGGTGGAGATGCTGCTCGCGGTCTGTGTGGGCGCGGCCATCGGTTGTATCACCGGATTCCTGATCGCCAAGATCGGGATGCCGTCGTTCGTGGTGACGTTGGCGCTGTTCCTGGCGTGGCAGGGCGTGATTCTGCAGCTCATCGGTGAGGGCGGGGTGCTGGGCATCAGCTCATCGCATGTGCTCGATCAGGTGGCGAACGGGAATCTGTCCACGGTGGGCAGTTGGGTGCTGTTCGTGGTGGCGGCCGGAGGTTATGCGGCGGTCACATTGGGCGGGCATGCCTTGCGTCGCAGGCGTGGTCTGGTCACCCAGCCGACGCCGCTGGTGGTGGCAAAGGTATTGGCGCTCACCATCTTCGCCGCGGTGGTGACCGCGTGCCTCACCGTCAATCGGTCACCCAGCAAGCTGATCGTCATCTCGGGCATCCCGTATGTGGTGCCAATTGTGCTGGCACTGTTGGTAGCTGGGACATTCGTACTCAATCGCACGCGGTACGGCCGGCACATATATGCCGTCGGCGGTAACGCGGAAGCCGCTCGCCGCGCCGGCATCAACGTAACCCAGTTGCGCGCAAGCGTTTTCGTCATCTGCTCCTCCTGTGCGGCGGTCGGCGCGATCGTCTACTCCTCCAAGGTCGGTTCGGTCGACCCGCAGGCGGGCGGACTCAACACCCTGCTGTTCGCGGTGGGCGCCGCGGTCATCGGCGGCACCTCGCTGTTCGGCGGCAGGGGCCGGGTGGCCGACGCCGTCATCGGCGGTGCGGTCCTGGCGGTCGTCTCCAACGGTCTCGGCCTGCTCCAGCAACCGGCGGCCGTGGTCTCCATCGTCACCGGTCTGGTGCTGCTGCTCGCGGCGACCGTCGACGCGCTGTCCCGGCGCCGAGCGGCGGTGGTGCAGCGATGA
- a CDS encoding ROK family transcriptional regulator: protein MTVARPDEVRRFNRSSLLRMLHTGGPTTRAALAIALGLNRSTIKMLVDGLAEAGLVEERVPRLASGAGRPSLLVLPQPQAAVVLAVDVRAEHAGIALVGFGGQVLGRNSWNLHGRQREPDEVITHVAESAALLADDLGLRPLSAGVSVPGVVRRADGLVRTSENLRWTEVALGQRLGAVLELPVVIGNDAEFGALAEHVRGAGKGASDAVFVSADVGVGGGLIAQGALLRGSAGYLGEIGHMIVRPGGRPCHCGNEGCWETEVGEAALCRALGLPEHSPRGAIVAELRALRGDCDTRLAEYLNWLILGLVNVVNILGPELVVLGDLFTALPDATVAKVGEEVRRRSMVSRALGGVRVEKSRLGADLKLLGAAEAAFDGVLAAL, encoded by the coding sequence ATGACCGTCGCCCGCCCGGACGAGGTGCGCCGCTTCAACCGGTCCAGCCTCCTGCGGATGCTGCATACCGGAGGCCCCACCACCCGGGCGGCACTCGCCATCGCGTTGGGGCTCAACCGATCCACCATAAAAATGCTGGTCGACGGCTTGGCCGAGGCCGGCCTGGTGGAGGAGCGAGTCCCCCGCCTGGCCAGCGGAGCCGGGCGACCGTCACTGCTGGTGCTGCCGCAGCCGCAGGCGGCGGTGGTGCTGGCGGTGGATGTGCGCGCCGAGCACGCCGGTATCGCGCTGGTCGGATTCGGCGGACAGGTGCTCGGGCGCAACAGCTGGAATCTGCATGGGCGGCAACGGGAACCGGATGAGGTGATCACGCACGTCGCCGAATCCGCGGCCCTGCTCGCCGACGATCTCGGACTGCGCCCGCTCTCCGCCGGGGTTTCGGTGCCCGGGGTGGTGCGCCGCGCGGACGGCCTGGTGCGCACCTCGGAGAACCTGCGCTGGACCGAGGTGGCACTCGGCCAGCGACTGGGCGCGGTGCTGGAGTTACCGGTCGTGATCGGCAATGACGCCGAATTCGGTGCGCTCGCGGAGCATGTGCGCGGTGCGGGCAAGGGAGCGAGCGATGCGGTCTTCGTCTCCGCGGATGTCGGAGTCGGCGGCGGCCTGATCGCTCAGGGCGCACTGTTGCGGGGATCGGCGGGCTACCTCGGCGAGATCGGCCATATGATCGTGCGGCCCGGCGGCCGCCCCTGCCACTGCGGCAACGAGGGCTGCTGGGAGACCGAGGTCGGCGAGGCGGCGCTCTGCCGCGCCCTCGGCCTCCCCGAACACAGTCCGCGCGGTGCGATCGTCGCCGAACTCCGTGCCCTGCGGGGCGATTGCGATACCCGGCTCGCCGAATACCTCAACTGGCTCATCCTGGGCCTGGTCAATGTGGTGAACATTCTCGGCCCCGAACTGGTGGTGCTGGGCGATCTGTTCACCGCCCTCCCCGATGCGACGGTCGCCAAGGTCGGCGAAGAGGTCCGTCGCCGCAGCATGGTCAGCCGCGCCCTCGGCGGCGTCCGCGTCGAAAAGTCCCGCCTGGGCGCGGATCTGAAACTCCTCGGGGCCGCCGAAGCCGCGTTCGACGGAGTCCTGGCCGCGCTGTAG